TTCTaaaagtacttttttatttcccaAAAGCGCTGACATTGTGATTTTCAATCAGTGGTACACAGGATGCTGCGCTTGTGCAACAAGTGTTGGGAGTGTGTCAACTATGCGATATGATAGCCTCGTAAAAACCGAACCCCTCGCTTCTGTCAAAGAGCGGGTTCTCCTCAGTGTTGCTCAAGAGACTCGAGTGTGTGGGAAATGGCTGTGAGAAAGAATCACTCCTCCCTCACACAGGGAGGGTTGCAGGGcaagacacacattttttcGAAGCAAACTAAGACGTCGGTTGCCGAGCGTCGATCGAGCTGCGACGCGCCCATGACCTCATACTCATTCACATGATTCACACTTGACACAGAGAAAATGCAGGACTGTACTTGAAGTTGCACATCTGTGATAATGCCTGAACAGTAAATCATCTCTTTTGTCTCTGAAGACCTTAATAAAGCTTACATGTATgctccttttaaaaaatcacactttgttattgtttaaacagacaaaacaaatgaaacttatttttttctccacaggcGTCTGATACAGTGAGCGTTAGTTCAAACACGGAAAAGCTGATGCTGGTATCAAAAAACCCCAAGCAGCACTTGCCATCAGGGTCACAAGCCTTGATCAAGTGGGCAGAGGAGCATGACTACAGTCCAGTCACGTCTTACACCAGCACTCCTGTGGCTAACCACTTCAATATCCGGCTGAGAGAGCCAGGTAATCTGAAAAAACATCCTCTGAATTCTCCATTCAGTATAAGTTCAAATgtagcagaaacagaaacagtgtgtTAAGTTACATAAAGGCTAAAATTGTGCAAGACATACATTATAGCAGCTTCTCCAATTTTCTTCATGAATAATATGGCACTCTTCTTGTAAAGAATATAGCGTGATATTGTGAAATGGTTTTATAGGCATGTGCAATTTCCATAAAATTAGCCTCACGAGGTTCTGACCGTGTGTGACTTCCAGATGTGATGGATCCTCTGGAGAGCATGTTGCCTCCAGAGCTCTCCATCCTGCGTGACTCCAGCCCTCATCTAGGAGGAGGAACTGCCTCACGGCGCTCCAGTCTGCCCTTTCCCTTCCCTCCACCCGTGTCTCAGGGCCTGCCCCACCGCTCCCTGCCCTCCCTCCTCGAGGACCGTCCCTGGGAGAACGCAGAGCCGGAGGAGCACCAGGGCGTCCTGAGCGTCGGCCTCAGCGTGCAGTGcggagaaaaaaagatggtggTCAGCATCGATAAAGAGAGCCTGCAAGTGAGTGGAGGGGTTATTGTAGTTAATCTAAATGTTTCTCtatcacaaaaacaacacatgataACTTAACAcatgtacaaatacacacatcatacgacatgtggaaagccaaaacaaaaaacacttggaaaTAAGATCCTATACATGTGaagacaaaaatgtattttaactaataataactattaactattattataaatagcgtgtaaacaaacaagatgaataaaactgataatCTGTCAAATATTCCCGAAAGTATTCACTTTACGAAACTAAATAGAAGGAAAATCTGAGTATAtgtgattgtattttattagcaattaaatacatacattgtCAGTCAGATGATTGAGcaatcatttgttttaatgcagaaaCAAACAGTTGAAGCAGGTTCCCCACAGCAATAAATTCAATGATTTGTTCCCACACTACTTCATCTAGTATAGTCGATtatttgaaatataataaaagtctGAAAATTGGTCTGACTTTAGggcattttgttttttgcatctCTGCTCATGCACAACAGACTTGATGTGACAAACTTTGACAAGaagaacacaaaacaacaaacatggaGGACACCCATAGATAGTAATAGTGTCTGGACCAATTAGGGGGCTGAGGCATGTTGTCTGCACAGCAATTATAAAAATGGCAACATAGACCTCCCTGCTACTATGTTTTTGTTACCTGAAAAAGCGTCTACCATATGCATGCATCTGCATGATGGTCAATGTAATAACTGTTAATTTGCtaaatgtcttaaaacacaAATCTATATCAAATAGATTAATATGTTGGTTGCCAGCCTTGGTGATATGTTgctatacataaaaataaattggtTGCAGGAAGTTTGAGGTATACTAAAGCTTAATAAAAAGATGTATTGACTTTTATATACAGGCTGACATTGAAGAAAATAGGACGGTTCCCAACATTTGGCGTCAGTCCACAGGGACAACGCAGTCAGCCCACATCACAGAATGGAAACTGGCATAGGCTGTAATTAGGAGAAGCTGGGGTTGGAGCTGGACCACCTTGTGGGATTTGTTTATTCCTGGGAACTCCAACACAAccactttgacattttttttttttttttactgttttttacaATTCTGAAAAATGAGTTAATAGCTTTTTTTGATCTGTATCCAATCTTGtcattttttgatgttttttacaGGCGAACGGGTTCGCTCATGCCAATCTCACGCTCCAAGATCCAGAATGCAAAGCAACAGTCAATGCCACCCACTACACGCTGGAAACTCCTCTGACTGGCTGTCGGACCACCGTATATCCCATGCAGAGCAGCTCAATGGTCCTTTACATCAACTCTGTGAGTATAATAGCTGTTATTACAATGTAGTTTAAAATAGGTTGTGGCAGTACCGCTGCTTAACCTGAACCATGAAGCGTGGCCTCACTGAGAATCAGAGATCTAGtttataatgtaaatatgaaaaaagtgtttttaagtaaaagtgaaatacaAAATTATATTTGCTAAGAAATCTGTATATATGTTGCACCTTGGAAGATGAATGGTTGCAGCGCATGTCACATAATAtcagtgtccctggttcgattccagcaatggacctttgctgcaggtctttcccctctctctccctatatcctgttggcctctatgccaCCGACTttgaaataaaggcaaaaatgcccccccaaacaaaaagaaatgcatattgcatacagtatatacttaAAACATAGTATaagtagaataaataaaatcaagtaaaatacaacatgagTGCAGTAGTTCAACtagtttttagctttcttttaaTATGAATGTATTTGATTAAAATTGTATATTACCCAAAAGGAGAAACTTAagttttatgcattttataGCGCTTTTTGGTTCAGATTGACAATGTCGGCACTGATAATTTGATTGGTCCAATATCTGTGTGGGCAGGTACTAAAGATAGCTTCTTGTATCAGCTCAGTTCCAGTGGTGCAGGTGGTTAATCAGCTTGGGACCAGACATTATTAGCTCTTGTCTAGACTTTGCTTGTTGAAAAACAGGAGGAGAGTGTCATCAGCATTGTTAGGCTACACTGGAGTATGAGTCAGTCACACACATGAGGcatgattattaaaaaatatgcacaatatTTACAGTTCATATTTCCAATGTGACTTTTAAGTACTTTTTCATGTAATGGTGAACTCTCGAGTGGGTTTATGGGATTCAGAATTCACATCCAATATGTCCAGTTATCTTCATTATTGTGGAAtgcattcagtgtgtttgttctaACAAGCAGGGATGAATCACTTCCTCCCCGGCCTTTTGAAATCATTTGTGGGGGGGGGTATTTGGgaacaacacattttctgtccaATGCAGATTGAAAAACCTGGGCGCGTGTCCAAGGTCATCCTTTGTGTTAGCACTTTGATGCAGGGATAACCTCCGACCTCTGGTCAAAAGAGATCTATTGTCATTGTCAAGGTCCATAGACATCAAAGATcatctgctttttgtttgttagtcCTTCTGTCAGGTGATATGTTGTTTTAGTTCAGCAGTGGCACTGATGGCAAGTCAGCTAGCATGCGGTgcagacaggaaaaaaacagtcagTGTCACTGAGATTGTCCTCTCACCtcaataaatcaaacttttcTTATAAAGCAGCACGGACTTGTCTCTGAGCCCTGACGTGGCTCTTCTCTACTGAGAtattagaaatgtgttttatgtttttgtccaGGGTCAGTCCCACTGCTGAGGCTACAGGACATTCCCACATTTCAAATCCAACTCATTGGTTGCAGAATGTTTTGGCGACCCCCTCTCAGAGATTCTAATCTCTGTGCCTTTGGCTTTTCGAACACCCCTGAATTAAGCAACAGCACTCGCAACTGTAACTGTCGAAAAAGAAAAGTCTGGAAgttatttttgtgaaagtaTTACTGATTGATTTGGCTTAGGTTTTGTGAGTAAAGAACCGTTTTGTGGGTTACAGGTCTTGATAAGTCATGCTGAGACTAAAGATGGGAGCGGTGGACCTCTGGAGTATGAGGACCTGGAATCTGGAGACGTGTTCCCAAGGGAGACACTGGATTTAGAGAGGATGTCAACTGAGCCTGTGGGGCATCAGTCAGTCATCATGGTAAGACAGTTGAATCATTGTTTCTCATTGTGAGAACAGCATGGGTGAAAGTTGACAAATCAAGACCACCAACCACCAAATTATCTACATCTCCATGTAAATCATCCCGGGTTGAAAGAAACTCCATTTCCCAGTGTCCCTCGGTGCTAGTAAAGACTCATCTGGTTCTTGCAATCTCTCCGGTTTTCCACAATGTCTGTTATATGAACTTGACctgacatttttccattttgaaGTTTCTCCATCTTTGTCCCTCTGCTGACTTATTTTCCTTTGTCTCATCTGTTCCACGTCTCCAACTTATTGTCCTTATTTATACAGTACACAGTATCTCTGATGTTCTTtccctcatttatttattattatctttatgtgGTCAAACGCTGACATGCAGTCATGTAGGGTGAGAGTGCTCGAGTGGTGGAATCCGATGTCAGATCCCTGCTGATATTTATCTTGGCTTTGCTCTACTCTCTTCTTAGTTCAATTGCACGTACCAGGAAAAGAGCCAGGAAAGCCACGATACACTCCCCAGGATCGTACCGGGACCGGCGAGGCAACCGGTCAACAACATGACCTACATCATGGAGCTGTACGACACGTTGCCAATCCACAACCCTTCACGCCAGGCCTTCTACACCGTCTCGCAAAACCAGCAAGTCTTTGTGGAGGTACGGCTTCGCATTTCTGATACATTACGTGTcgtgtgtgtgatttttgcGGATTAATGAGACCGGCTTCGTCTCCTAACTCGTGTTTTTGTCTCCAAATTAAAACCTTCataacagcagagaaaaacGACGCTTTGTGTACTCAGTCTGGGATTTTAGCTCTTCCTGCTTTGATCTCTTAGTGTGGCATCCACGAGGTCAATTTGTATTTTGTCTAGTTGGGGCTAAAAAGACACTCGCTTTCACCCCTCACAGTCATTcatctcccctctccctctgtctagCTGGCTCAGTAATACTCCAGTAATTACAGAGGTCATGTAAGAGATGGAAGAGACTCCTGGATACTATGAGCTCCTTTTTGAAGAGATGATTTATGGTGATATCAGCGGGAGATACTCTGCTGACGGTGTTGACGCGGAGCTAGCAGGTTACAAAgagttgtctgtgtgtgaggcTTTGGTGTAACCTCCTCTTCAGAACTCACACTGTGCCGTGACCTGACCTGAGCCAATGGCCAAAAGGTGCACTTTCATGCTCATAAAGGGACTTTGTTCAAAAACATCCCCCCTTCTCCAACACTGCACATTGGAGATTTTATTGTAAATACGCTGTATGTTTATTCAGACTTGCGCTCTTTTCTACTTTATAAGTCATGATCTGCCtaatttactgtgtttttaaaatgctattttttaTGTGTCTGCGTCTGTTTTTCACCCTGGCAGAGAGCTTTCTGATGAGGTTACCATCATTAGAAAACATTCGCACTGACAGtcagaaggaggaaagagaagaaataatAACTCAGGGGACTGTCTTGTGGTTGGAAGGATATCACTGCCATGCTAACCGGGGCTGAAATACTACTTGAAGACacaagttttattttctgtctcgTGTCAATATCAAAGTGGTGGTCCTCGCTGTGGTTTCCAGACACTCAAAGTGACAGCTAGATTGTGACAGATGGTTGGTGAGCAGGGAATACAGTGTCGATTAGTCATTTAGCTGAAGACTTAATTAATCCAGTTGATTCTCTTTAAGACagttatctttttattttttttattattcctgTTTACCTTACTGTACCTGCCCAACTCAACATATGTAGTATAAGCAGACTTAAAATTTTGGGTCACTTTTTGGAAGTGGAACAAGCTGTAAACTCAATGACATGTCAGCATCCTCATAAAGTTAATATGGCTAATATTTTAACCTAACCTAGGTGCcctttctgttgtgtttctggctAACTGATACATTTAAAGTTGCAGTGTGTAAGATTAACTGGTACCTAACATCAAGGTTGCAAATTGCAACAAACTAAAAACTCCCTCCACCCTTCCAAGTGTGCAGGGGAACCGATGATGGTCGTGaaactgatgaaaaaacatgaagagCCCTCTGTAGAGttctagtttgttttttctgttttgggcTACCATAGAAACATGGCAGCctttgtggaagaggaccctttctgtgtgtagatataaagagctcattctaagctaatgaaaacacaacaattcttaatttcaggtgattaaacactaattaaaagatacttatgaatataatattccaTGTCTGCCAAGTCTTTTCAACTTGaagccactaaattctacacactgcacctttaagtctAATATTCATCACCTTTTTATTCTAAtattggtctccaccaactcctgagtgaaatatcttgctcttcagctgctaaatgctctgcTATATTCAcaagctagttgctaactttgtccatGTTCTAAGAACAGCTGCCTCCTGTGGCTGCAAATGGGCTTAAATTGGGCGGTGAAGTACTGTAGGCGTAAAATGTCAATATTCTGTGTAAACTGAAGTGTAATATACACTTCAAGCATAAACAATCATGATGTGGAAAAATATCTATTTGATTTGTATTCCTGGCCAAAAGTATCAATAAGCACTAACGTCACTCTTACTTTTCAATCAATCATGGCTTCACTCTTACTTACACAAAAAGGCCTTTTAATGTTAATAACAAATGTTATTTATCTTTGAAGAATAAatgttttccttctctctcacaTGCTTTAGGTCACATCAACCGCATCAGATCCGGAGCTGGGGTTCACCATCATATCATGCATCATTTCACCCAACTCCAACCCCAGCGTGTCCTCTGACTACACTCTCATAGAGACGGTCTGCCCCACGGACGACTCAGTCAAGTACTACCCTCAGAGGGACTTCCCTCTCCCTCGCGCCCAGCCGGATAAGAAAAGCTTCAGTTTTACCTTCAACTCCAAGTTCAACCAGTCCCTTCTCTTCCTGCACTGTGAGATGTCCTTATGTGCCAAAAGACCTCAGAGTAACCAAAGACTACCACTGGTATGTAGTATTACTATCTCCAGTTTATTCCTCTCTGTAttagcattgtttttttttcttctttttgacaAGATTTCTAAGTGTTTTAGTGCACCATTTTACCTCTGGCTGACCAGAGTGATTCAGTGTCAGGTCTGCAACCCCGGAGCTAAGCAGGCAACATGAATCAATGCAAGGTGCGCCAAGTATCCAGCTGCAGAACAAAATAAGCATCCGTCTTCgccatcattttcatttttctccctctgcGCCGTGCGTCCAACTCAAACAGTCTCCTGCAAgctctctcctctgtttttaccttttttttttttttacaagaaaaaaagttgtcAAAGTAATGAGGGGAGAAGTGGTCTGggtcagatttaaaaaaagaagttaattgttgttgttctgaTTACGATCAGGGTCATGTTAATGCTCATCAGTCATATGCTGGATTTCCACATTTATACTTTAAGGCAGGTATGACAAGAGGAATTTAGTTGAGGTTGagatatttatatgttttgtgtTGCTCTCAGTCttcacatttctttcattttatccTCACAGTGCGTACAGTCCAGAGAAGGCTGTGATTCTCTGACTGTGGATAATATCCtcgtgatgatgatgaacaccAAGACGTCTACCAAGCCACTGGTTGTGGTGGATGGATCTGGTGCGCCAGTGACAACAGGTTAGCCAAGtgttaataaacacacatttgacaCCTACTTACAATAGAGCTTACACCTTTATCTCTGTCTGAGTGAGATACATGTGAGTCATaaaagggtcagtgacaaataagggttggccaGATGAGCAATTGcacaaatatctttaaaaacagttttaaaagcagcatcaggcttgttaaaatgtacattttgtatatttgttggttttatgtcatttgaaatgacatttgcaccatttttaccaaaacactgaatgctgctgaaaatggtgtaaccacaaaacaatgataaatattaaatattttatccacctacagtgtatttacgTGTGCTGAAACAAATAATTACTACAttcaaaaaaaatgtgcaatggttcctgattgacacgATTCCCcagattatatttattatttagaacaattgtattccattacctttatttaatataaaagttataatgtaagatcatgccaaactagttgatatggtgttttattgagaatttactgtttgtaagcaaatttaattatttggtacaacgttttttatggttacaccacttagacatttttgccataatcatctaatatattctctcaaaattgattaatagcagaaatgtgatgctgggtccacaaaaaaagaatgtgtgcaagttattcatatgtttattacattattacattttaacccctttaaatttgactaaaccaaaaaacacaaaaaacgtAAGTGACCCAAAAGTTCTTGTCACTCTCATACATACTTTTcggttttttaaccttttttaatgAAGCTGTGATTTGCATTGTTGCGAGTGTATATAGAGAGTGTGATAAGGAATAAAGAGAGAAGCCAGTCTGACGGGGAAGGAGCCAGAGAAAGCTGAGTCCAGTACTTGGAGATTAAACCGAAACCacaaaacactgcacatcacTTCCCCACATCTGGTCATCATTAACtgcggcgtgtgtgtgtgtctgtgcgtgtgtgtgcgtgtgtgtgtgagattgtgtgaatgtgtatgcaggtgtgtgtatgcacatttGTGGTGTGTGCGCTCATGTGTCTGTTTACATTAACAGTCTGtacacaaatgtgtgtgttttgtgtgtgtgtgtgtgtgtgtgtgtgtgtgtgtatttgtgtgtacatACTAGCGTGTGGTCGGCTGCAGTAAAGAGGAGTGTTGCTAACGCTGAGGCCCAGTTCTGCTGTTCTGGACCGGACCGAGCTGAGGGAGAGGTGGAAAAAGAGGAGTCATGCAGCACTGAGCTCCAGTTGTTTTCACTTAGGACCTTCACTGTGGCCTCCCTTTTCCATTAgaaaagggggaggaggagtgtatgtgtgttggtgtgtgtatatgtgtgtgtgtgtgtgtgtgtgtgtgtgtgtgtgttgggggggggagTAGTGGTCCTCTTGTTGGCTTCGGGAGTTCAGCCAGCGCTTGAAGGCCCCTGGATCATCGCTTATTTAGTCACTCATTCATTTACTGGCTGTATCGCACAGTCTCGGGGGCTGTGGGTGTGAtcagaggaggtgggggggcagCCTGGAGgaggcggtggtggtggtggtgggggggccTGATGTAACCACCATCACATTTTACTAATTATGACCTAAACTTAGATGGAGTGATATCATGAGTGCCCAATTACTGGTGGCCTGCCAGAACTTTTCAAATCAGCTTCCCCCTCTGAGCAATGACATCAACAAGAGACCTCTGGTCAGTCTGCGTCAGCTTCACTGACTCATGAGTttattataaatcatgtcatttTAATCAGGCTCGACCAATATATCAGCACGGCCGATAAAGATAGTGAAAACTGGAACAAGGCTACAGGATTTATCATATCAACCTCACACTCTCATTTCATGCCTCTAAGTcttctgttgtgtgtgtattagcaGTCAGATCCGTCTCATCAAATAAGCTTCTTCCTAAGCTGCAGCaacaccagtgtgtgtgtgtgtgtgtgtgtgtgtgtgtgtgtgtgtgtgtgtgtgtgtgtgtgtgtgtgtgtgtgtgtgtgtgtgtgtgtgtctgtgtgtgtgtgtgtgtgtgtgtgtgtgtgtgtgtgtgtgtgtgtgttgctcagTGTTACAAAGTGTGCACAGGAAGAGGGGGACAGGATGTTAATGTAAGTAAATGTAAGATGTGAGAGACAGGAGgcgaaaaaaacagagagaagcttTTAAGGaattacaaaaatgtgtccGAATCACATAAACACAGCAAAGGATgaggaaaagcaaataaatgaaacCACCCTCAGTTCTGACAAAAACACTATGAAGTAAAAGGTTGTCCGTGTGCTGTGTGTGCAACCAGATTCAAAGATAATGAAGACAGTCAAAAGCACCTATGTAAGTAAGTTTGCAAGCAAAAGTAACACTgcaaattattaaaaaccacTTAAGACATCACAAATACATATATGATAAAGCTTGTTATCTGTAGAGAGAGACCAAAGCTACTCAATACCTTTGTGTTTGTACTACTATAAAGTATGGAGCAGCAGAAATGCACTAAACTGAATTATACCAGACAGTCTGTTTTTATCAGCAAAGACTTCATCATAAACAGTCTGAGCCTACAGACTGGTTTCCTTAAGCAGGTGgaaaaatatgataaaacatTGTGAAATCATCTCATTTCATAACTGGACTAGAACTCAATGTTTTGGGTTCAGGCTACATCTGACTATAAGTGAACTGTGTTTTAGTTATAGTCTCCCACAGGAAAGTATTAGTCATACAGCCTGATAAGATATGTTAAACATAATTTAGATAGTGTGTCTAGTATAGTTTATTGGCCAGAtacgttttttttctcaactatAAAATACCCTGCTTAGTCAGAGCTCAAACACTTACACCATGAGCCTTTATGAGCTTTATATTAGACGATTagtacagacagaaaacaaatctCTGCTGTTTAAAATGCCAAAAGTTTCATCAGACtctcaaatatcaatatcagtCATTCTTCAATCTTAATAAACTGAATGCATTTGAGCTTTGGATTGTTGGTGGGACAATAGTAGCAATTTAAAGATGCCATCATGGGCTTAGAGAAATTATGATGAGCATTTGTCACTATTTACTGACATTCTATAAACCAAACTAATCAATTGATTCATCAAGAGCAGTTTAATTAATGTGCCAAACACCATATATTGAGTACGCTCAGGTATAGATATTGGTATCTGCAAGGCTATACAGTTAAGCTGAGCAGAAGTGGgtgtatttattacattttaacagaACACTCATAAGCTTTGAGTTTCAGTGCTGGGCAGAGTTATAGATGCAGTCATTGAGAGGGGAAGTGCCAGTGTTGATGTTAGAGGAACTGCTGAGGACATTGGTCAACAGAGACTGTGTAAATGTGCAGTAAtgactgagctgagctgagctgagctggtCCAAACTGGGCAGCAGGGTGCACTGCCTCCACCTCTATGCCAATGCTGCGGGTTTATTTTCCATGGAGCAGATTAAGTAAACACAAATATGCCGTAAACACAGCGAAGAAAATCTCAATTTCAAAGGCTGTGTTTTCTCCTTCAAAGCCATCTCTTATGCTAGGATggcaaacaaaacaagcagcCTTTTCAAGGGCCACAGTTCTTGCACTGGACTGCATCCCGA
The Scomber scombrus chromosome 8, fScoSco1.1, whole genome shotgun sequence DNA segment above includes these coding regions:
- the tgfbr3 gene encoding transforming growth factor beta receptor type 3, with protein sequence MVSALYRVSAIRKGQIQQHLILTIFFLFLSSAGPLFRSPCELLPVGMGHPVQAMSKSFTALSGCASRGSANFPQEVHIINLRGHAPEGPDNTQAQVELHLKPIQSLLRHQKPLVFVLSSPQPLIWKIKTENLAPGIKRTFHVSEGSEVRFQQGNFSLSCQIQKETLPHGNEHLLNWAQKKYRAVTSFSELRMTQDIYIKVGEDPVFSDTCQIDTKFLSLNYLGGYVEPQASKGCVLSGPDKDREVHIVELQAPNSSSAFQVDVIVDIRPLEDDAPLDRDVVLLLKCAKSVNWVIKTHSVNGKLDILASDTVSVSSNTEKLMLVSKNPKQHLPSGSQALIKWAEEHDYSPVTSYTSTPVANHFNIRLREPDVMDPLESMLPPELSILRDSSPHLGGGTASRRSSLPFPFPPPVSQGLPHRSLPSLLEDRPWENAEPEEHQGVLSVGLSVQCGEKKMVVSIDKESLQANGFAHANLTLQDPECKATVNATHYTLETPLTGCRTTVYPMQSSSMVLYINSVLISHAETKDGSGGPLEYEDLESGDVFPRETLDLERMSTEPVGHQSVIMFNCTYQEKSQESHDTLPRIVPGPARQPVNNMTYIMELYDTLPIHNPSRQAFYTVSQNQQVFVEVTSTASDPELGFTIISCIISPNSNPSVSSDYTLIETVCPTDDSVKYYPQRDFPLPRAQPDKKSFSFTFNSKFNQSLLFLHCEMSLCAKRPQSNQRLPLCVQSREGCDSLTVDNILVMMMNTKTSTKPLVVVDGSGAPVTTETKESTPAPPNEAPVYVLDTPTVVGIAFAAFVIGALLTGALWFIYAHTGETAGTQQVQKSQPASENSSAAHSIGSTQSTPCSSSSTA